One segment of candidate division KSB1 bacterium DNA contains the following:
- a CDS encoding sugar phosphate nucleotidyltransferase yields MKAMILAAGYGTRLRPLTNERPKALIEINGRPLLELIILKLIAHGVDAIIINTHHFSEQIEEFLHRHRYFDIHFEISYEPEILGTGGGLMNVKHFLAGTDPFILHNVDILSTIDLGVMYQYHQRNRALATLAVQQRNSSRAFIVDDRNFICGHYDKDNQRIRLRREPTGSSRLMAFCGIHIISPELLNRTSATGRCSIVDIYLELIGQGEPVIAFPADQFYWRDIGRLETLDQIRQDLQNNEISITDFLK; encoded by the coding sequence ATGAAAGCAATGATCCTTGCCGCTGGCTATGGCACGCGGCTCAGACCTTTGACCAACGAAAGACCGAAAGCCTTGATTGAGATCAACGGCAGGCCGCTTTTGGAATTGATTATACTCAAGCTCATTGCCCATGGCGTTGATGCAATCATCATCAATACTCATCACTTTTCCGAGCAGATAGAGGAATTCCTTCACCGTCACCGATATTTCGATATCCATTTCGAAATATCATATGAGCCCGAAATTTTGGGCACGGGCGGTGGACTCATGAATGTTAAACATTTCTTGGCAGGAACCGATCCTTTCATTCTGCATAATGTCGATATTCTTTCCACCATTGATCTCGGTGTGATGTACCAATATCATCAGAGAAACAGAGCCCTAGCGACTTTGGCAGTTCAGCAACGCAACTCCAGCCGCGCTTTCATCGTTGATGATCGCAATTTTATTTGCGGGCATTACGATAAGGATAATCAGCGCATCCGGCTGAGACGTGAGCCAACTGGGAGCTCGCGTCTCATGGCCTTTTGTGGAATCCATATCATTTCGCCTGAACTCCTCAATCGGACATCAGCCACCGGGCGCTGTTCCATAGTGGATATCTATCTGGAATTAATCGGTCAGGGAGAGCCAGTAATCGCCTTCCCTGCGGATCAATTCTATTGGCGGGATATCGGTCGATTGGAGACACTCGATCAAATTCGCCAAGACTTGCAGAACAATGAGATTAGCATCACCGATTTTTTGAAATAG